A stretch of the Pseudomonas helvetica genome encodes the following:
- a CDS encoding C40 family peptidase gives MRPFFKTWLTICLLMPLAAHATNREQRLPNVNGYTPKSHVSAVTSKNKHAVKGLTHLSKADSKPVPPMGAKQSSNVLSRAVNVLGTPYRWGGSSPSKGFDCSGLVKYAFNGVGAADLPRTSNAMAAGHGQKVDRKDLKPGDLIFFNIKSRKVNHVAIYLGNDRFIHAPRRGKSVTIDTLKKPYWESHYVVAKRVETKESKALRIAQR, from the coding sequence ATGCGTCCATTTTTCAAGACATGGCTAACCATTTGCCTATTAATGCCACTGGCCGCCCACGCCACCAATCGTGAGCAACGTCTTCCAAACGTTAATGGTTACACCCCAAAATCTCATGTTTCTGCCGTCACCAGCAAAAACAAACACGCTGTAAAAGGTCTGACTCACCTGAGCAAGGCCGACAGCAAACCGGTCCCGCCAATGGGAGCCAAACAAAGCAGCAATGTACTGAGCCGTGCAGTAAACGTGCTTGGCACTCCTTATCGTTGGGGCGGCAGTAGCCCAAGTAAAGGCTTCGATTGCAGCGGGCTGGTGAAATACGCCTTCAATGGCGTGGGTGCGGCTGATCTGCCACGCACTTCCAACGCCATGGCCGCCGGTCACGGACAGAAAGTCGATCGCAAGGACTTGAAGCCGGGCGACCTGATTTTCTTCAATATCAAGAGCCGAAAGGTCAACCACGTCGCCATTTACCTGGGCAACGACCGCTTCATCCACGCACCGCGTCGTGGCAAGTCGGTGACCATCGACACCCTGAAGAAACCGTACTGGGAAAGCCATTACGTGGTTGCCAAGCGGGTTGAAACGAAAGAATCGAAAGCCCTGCGCATCGCTCAGCGCTGA
- the ruvX gene encoding Holliday junction resolvase RuvX: MALRLILGFDYGTKQIGVAVGQVITGQARELCTLKAQNGIPDWNQVEALIKEWKPDAVVVGLPLNMDGTPSDMCLRAEKFARRLNGRYNLPFYTHDERLTTFEAKGERRAQGGQKGSYRDNPVDAIAAALLLQGWLDENTALFES, encoded by the coding sequence ATGGCCCTGCGTCTGATTCTGGGTTTTGACTACGGCACCAAACAGATCGGCGTTGCGGTCGGCCAGGTGATTACCGGCCAGGCCCGCGAGCTCTGCACCTTGAAGGCGCAAAACGGCATTCCTGACTGGAATCAGGTCGAAGCCCTGATCAAGGAATGGAAACCCGACGCTGTGGTGGTCGGCCTCCCGCTGAACATGGACGGCACGCCCAGTGACATGTGCTTGCGCGCCGAGAAATTCGCCCGCCGCCTGAATGGCCGCTACAACCTGCCCTTCTATACCCACGATGAACGTCTGACCACCTTTGAGGCCAAAGGTGAACGGCGGGCACAGGGCGGGCAGAAAGGCAGTTACCGCGACAACCCGGTCGACGCCATCGCTGCCGCCCTGCTGCTGCAAGGCTGGCTCGACGAAAACACTGCACTGTTCGAATCCTGA
- a CDS encoding energy transducer TonB — translation MTLPSDLPPELAHRGVRPADRLGFTLFLAALIHLALLLGIGFTFVEPKQISRTLEITLATFKSEKKPAKADFLAQENQQGSGTLDKKAIPKTTEIAPFQDNKVQKVSPPPSVKPQVEEAAPKAAVTTIAPAPKKAVAKKQEIKAEPTPKAVTPTFDSSQLSSDIASLEAELANEQQLYAKRPRIHRLSAASTMRDKGAWYKDEWRKKVERIGNLNYPEEARRKQIYGNLRLMVSINHDGSLYEVLVLESSGQPLLDQAAQRIVRLAAPFAPFTGDLSDIDRLEIIRTWKFARGDKLSSN, via the coding sequence ATGACACTTCCGTCCGATCTGCCTCCCGAACTCGCCCACCGTGGCGTGCGCCCGGCCGATCGCCTCGGTTTTACCCTGTTTCTTGCAGCGCTGATTCACCTGGCCTTGCTGTTGGGCATCGGGTTCACCTTTGTCGAACCCAAGCAGATCAGCAGAACCCTGGAAATCACCCTCGCCACCTTCAAAAGCGAAAAGAAGCCTGCAAAAGCCGATTTCCTCGCCCAGGAAAACCAGCAAGGCAGCGGCACCCTGGATAAAAAAGCGATCCCCAAGACCACCGAGATCGCACCATTCCAGGACAACAAGGTACAAAAAGTCTCGCCCCCGCCATCGGTCAAACCCCAGGTAGAGGAAGCCGCGCCGAAAGCCGCCGTGACCACTATCGCACCCGCGCCAAAGAAAGCCGTGGCCAAGAAACAAGAGATCAAGGCCGAGCCGACGCCCAAGGCCGTGACACCGACATTCGACAGCTCGCAGCTGTCCAGCGACATCGCCAGTCTGGAAGCGGAGCTGGCCAACGAACAACAGTTGTATGCCAAGCGCCCGCGCATCCACCGTCTGAGCGCCGCTTCGACCATGCGCGACAAGGGCGCCTGGTATAAGGACGAATGGCGCAAGAAGGTCGAGCGTATCGGTAATTTGAACTACCCCGAAGAAGCCCGGCGCAAGCAGATCTACGGCAACTTGCGACTGATGGTCTCGATCAACCACGACGGCTCGCTGTATGAAGTGCTGGTGCTGGAATCCTCCGGCCAGCCGCTGCTGGATCAAGCCGCGCAGCGCATCGTCCGCCTGGCCGCACCGTTTGCGCCGTTTACCGGCGACCTGTCGGATATCGACCGGCTGGAAATCATTCGCACATGGAAATTTGCGCGCGGAGACAAGCTCTCCAGTAACTGA
- the pyrR gene encoding bifunctional pyr operon transcriptional regulator/uracil phosphoribosyltransferase PyrR — MSLPNPAELISQMAVRLKAHLEHRGISEPRYIGIRTGGVWVAQALLEELGSDAPLGTLDVSFYRDDFSQSGLHPQVRPSALPFEIEGQHLVLIDDVLMSGRTIRAAMNELFDYGRPASITLVCLLDLDAGELPIRPDVVGATLSLAAHERVKLTGPDPLQLELQDLAL; from the coding sequence ATGAGCCTGCCCAATCCCGCCGAACTGATCAGCCAAATGGCGGTCCGTCTCAAGGCCCACCTTGAACACCGTGGCATCAGCGAACCGCGCTACATCGGCATTCGCACCGGTGGCGTGTGGGTCGCCCAGGCCTTGCTCGAAGAGCTAGGCAGCGACGCGCCACTGGGCACCCTGGACGTTTCCTTCTACCGCGACGACTTCAGCCAGAGCGGCCTGCATCCGCAGGTTCGCCCTTCGGCACTGCCGTTCGAAATCGAAGGCCAGCACCTGGTGTTGATCGACGACGTGCTGATGAGCGGTCGGACGATCCGCGCCGCCATGAACGAACTCTTCGACTACGGCCGTCCGGCCAGCATCACCCTGGTGTGCTTGCTCGATCTGGATGCCGGCGAGCTGCCAATCCGCCCGGACGTGGTGGGCGCCACCCTGTCGCTGGCGGCCCACGAACGGGTCAAGCTGACCGGCCCTGACCCGCTGCAGCTCGAACTGCAAGACCTCGCCCTTTAA
- a CDS encoding type IV pilus twitching motility protein PilT gives MDITELLAFSAKQGASDLHLSAGLPPMIRVDGDVRRINLPALDDKQVRELIYAIMNDKQRVEFEQALETDFSFEAPGVARFRVNAFNQYRGPGAVFRTIPSKIQSMEDLGMGNVFRRIAEVSRGLVLVTGPTGSGKSTTQAAMIDYLNNHRHHHILTIEDPIEFLHESRKCLINQREVHRDTRSFATALRSALREDPDVILVGEMRDLETIRLALTAAETGHLVFGTLHTNSAAKTIDRVVDVFPGDEKSMVRSMLSESLQAVISQALIKKIGGGRVAAHEIMLGTSAIRNLIREDKIAQMYSSIQTGGSLGMQTLDMSLKDLVNKGLITREHARERARSPDNF, from the coding sequence ATGGATATCACTGAACTGCTGGCGTTCAGCGCCAAACAAGGGGCTTCCGACTTGCACCTGTCGGCGGGGCTGCCGCCGATGATCCGGGTCGATGGCGATGTGCGGCGGATCAACCTGCCGGCGCTGGATGACAAGCAGGTGCGCGAGCTGATCTACGCGATCATGAACGACAAGCAGCGGGTGGAGTTCGAGCAGGCGCTGGAGACCGACTTTTCCTTCGAGGCGCCGGGTGTGGCGCGCTTTCGGGTCAATGCGTTCAATCAGTACCGCGGCCCGGGCGCGGTGTTCCGGACCATCCCGTCGAAAATCCAGAGCATGGAAGATCTGGGCATGGGGAATGTGTTTCGCCGTATTGCCGAGGTCTCGCGCGGGCTGGTGCTGGTCACCGGGCCGACAGGTTCCGGTAAGTCGACCACCCAGGCGGCGATGATCGATTACCTGAACAACCACCGGCATCACCATATCCTCACCATCGAAGACCCCATCGAATTCCTCCATGAATCACGCAAATGCCTGATCAATCAGCGTGAAGTACACCGCGATACGCGCAGTTTCGCTACGGCGTTGCGTTCGGCATTGCGCGAGGACCCGGACGTGATTCTGGTGGGGGAGATGCGCGATCTGGAAACCATCCGCCTGGCGCTGACGGCGGCCGAGACCGGGCATCTGGTCTTTGGCACCTTGCACACCAACTCGGCGGCGAAAACCATTGACCGGGTGGTGGACGTGTTTCCAGGCGATGAGAAGTCGATGGTGCGTTCGATGCTCTCGGAGTCGTTGCAGGCGGTGATTTCCCAAGCGCTGATCAAGAAAATCGGTGGTGGCCGGGTGGCGGCCCACGAAATCATGCTTGGCACCTCGGCGATTCGAAACCTGATCCGCGAAGACAAGATTGCGCAGATGTACTCGTCGATTCAGACCGGGGGTTCGTTGGGGATGCAGACGCTGGATATGAGCTTGAAGGATCTGGTGAACAAAGGCCTGATCACTCGCGAGCATGCGCGGGAGAGGGCGCGGTCACCGGATAATTTCTGA
- a CDS encoding dihydroorotase — MKLSILGARVIDPSSGLDQVTDIHIEACKIVAIGAAPAGFVAVETIEAKGLVVAPGLVDLNVALREPGYSRKGTIASETRAAAAGGVTSLCCPPRTKPVLDTSAVAELILDRAREAGNAKVFPIGALSKGLDGEQLAELIALRDAGCIAFGNGLESFRNTRTLCRALEYAATFDLTVIFHSQDHDLAEGGLAHEGPTASFLGLPGIPETAETVALARDLLLVEQTGVRAHFSQLTSARGVALIAQAQARGMKVTADVALYQLILTDEALIDFNSLYHVQPPLRTRTDRDGLRAAVKSGVVQAISSHHQPHERDAKLAPFGATEPGISSVELLLPLALTLVEDGLLDLPTLLARLSAGPADALRLPVGKLAVGAPADLVVFDPAASTVAGEHWLSKGENCPFLGHSLPGVVRYTLVDGRISHQA, encoded by the coding sequence GTGAAGCTCAGCATTCTCGGCGCCCGCGTCATCGATCCAAGCAGCGGCCTGGATCAAGTCACCGATATTCACATTGAAGCCTGCAAGATAGTCGCCATTGGCGCCGCTCCAGCCGGTTTCGTCGCTGTCGAGACCATTGAGGCCAAAGGCCTGGTGGTCGCCCCCGGCCTCGTCGACCTGAACGTCGCCCTGCGCGAACCGGGTTACAGCCGCAAAGGCACGATTGCCAGTGAAACCCGCGCCGCTGCGGCCGGCGGCGTCACCAGCCTGTGCTGCCCGCCACGGACCAAACCGGTGCTGGACACCTCCGCCGTGGCTGAGCTGATCCTCGACCGCGCCCGCGAAGCCGGTAATGCCAAAGTGTTCCCGATTGGCGCCCTGAGCAAAGGGCTGGACGGCGAACAGCTGGCGGAACTGATTGCCCTGCGCGATGCTGGCTGCATTGCATTCGGCAATGGCCTCGAGAGTTTCCGCAACACCCGGACCCTGTGCCGGGCACTGGAATACGCGGCGACGTTCGACCTGACGGTGATCTTCCATTCGCAGGATCATGACCTCGCCGAAGGTGGCCTGGCTCACGAAGGCCCGACCGCGAGTTTCCTCGGCTTGCCGGGGATTCCCGAAACCGCTGAAACCGTGGCCCTGGCCCGCGATCTGCTGCTGGTCGAACAAACCGGCGTACGTGCGCACTTCAGCCAGCTCACCAGCGCCCGCGGCGTGGCATTGATTGCCCAGGCTCAGGCCCGTGGCATGAAAGTGACGGCCGATGTGGCGTTGTATCAGCTGATCCTCACTGACGAGGCGCTGATCGATTTCAACAGCCTGTACCACGTCCAGCCGCCGCTACGCACCCGCACTGACCGCGATGGCCTGCGCGCTGCCGTGAAGTCGGGGGTGGTTCAAGCCATCTCCAGCCATCACCAGCCGCACGAGCGCGACGCCAAGCTGGCACCGTTCGGCGCGACCGAGCCGGGCATCAGCAGCGTTGAACTGCTACTGCCGCTGGCCCTGACGCTGGTAGAAGACGGTTTGCTCGACCTGCCGACGCTGCTGGCACGCTTGAGTGCCGGTCCGGCCGATGCCCTGCGCCTGCCGGTAGGCAAGCTGGCGGTGGGCGCTCCGGCGGATCTGGTGGTGTTCGATCCAGCCGCCTCCACCGTAGCCGGTGAGCACTGGCTGTCGAAAGGCGAAAACTGCCCGTTCCTCGGCCATAGCCTGCCAGGCGTGGTGCGCTACACCCTGGTGGACGGACGGATCAGCCACCAGGCGTAA
- a CDS encoding TM2 domain-containing protein — translation MNTYRQDVSHQDTHSKVIGYLLWIFGFTGSHRFYYGKPVTGTIWFFTFGLLGIGWLIDLFLIPAMDREADLRFTAGPIEYNVAWILLTFLGVFGLHRMYQGKWLTGLLYLVTGGLFFLGVLYDFWTLNDQISVRNAQSR, via the coding sequence ATGAACACCTATCGTCAGGATGTTTCACACCAGGACACCCACAGCAAGGTGATCGGTTACCTGCTGTGGATTTTCGGTTTTACCGGCTCTCACCGTTTCTATTACGGCAAGCCGGTGACCGGTACGATCTGGTTTTTCACCTTCGGGTTGCTGGGCATTGGCTGGCTGATCGACCTGTTCCTGATCCCGGCGATGGACCGTGAAGCGGACCTGCGTTTTACCGCTGGTCCTATCGAGTACAACGTTGCCTGGATCCTGCTGACCTTCCTGGGCGTGTTCGGTCTGCACCGCATGTACCAAGGCAAGTGGCTGACGGGCCTGCTGTACCTGGTGACCGGCGGGTTGTTCTTTCTGGGGGTGTTGTATGACTTCTGGACATTGAATGACCAGATCTCGGTGCGTAACGCGCAGAGCCGCTGA
- a CDS encoding aspartate carbamoyltransferase catalytic subunit: MTPLDTKRPLQLNDQGQLRHFLSLDGLRRELLTEILDTADSFLEVGARAVKKVPLLRGKTVCNVFFENSTRTRTTFELAAQRLSADVITLNVSTSSASKGETLLDTLRNLEAMAADMFVVRHGDSGAAHFIAEHVCPQVAIINGGDGRHAHPTQGMLDMLTIRRHKGSFENLSVAIVGDILHSRVARSNMLALKTLGCPDIRVIAPKTLLPIGIEQYGVKVYTDMTEGLKDVDVVIMLRLQRERMTGGLLPSEGEFYRLFGLTTARLAGAKPDAIVMHPGPINRGVEIESAVADGPHSVILNQVTYGIAIRMAVLSMAMSGQTAQRQFEQEKAQ; the protein is encoded by the coding sequence ATGACGCCTTTAGACACCAAGCGCCCGCTGCAGCTCAATGATCAGGGCCAGCTGCGCCACTTCCTCTCGCTCGACGGTCTGCGCCGCGAGCTGCTGACGGAAATCCTCGACACCGCCGACTCGTTCCTTGAAGTCGGCGCCCGGGCGGTCAAGAAAGTCCCGCTGCTGCGCGGCAAGACCGTGTGCAACGTGTTCTTCGAAAACTCCACCCGCACCCGTACCACCTTCGAACTGGCAGCCCAGCGGCTGTCGGCAGACGTAATCACCCTGAACGTGTCGACGTCGTCGGCGAGCAAGGGCGAAACCCTGCTCGACACCCTGCGCAACCTTGAAGCCATGGCCGCCGACATGTTCGTGGTGCGCCACGGCGACTCTGGCGCCGCGCACTTCATCGCCGAACATGTTTGCCCACAGGTGGCGATCATCAACGGTGGCGACGGCCGTCACGCCCACCCGACCCAGGGCATGCTCGACATGCTGACCATCCGGCGGCACAAAGGCAGCTTTGAAAACCTGTCAGTGGCCATCGTCGGCGACATCCTGCACTCGCGGGTTGCACGCTCGAACATGCTCGCGCTGAAAACCCTCGGCTGCCCGGACATCCGCGTGATCGCGCCGAAAACCCTGCTGCCGATCGGTATCGAACAGTACGGCGTGAAGGTCTACACCGACATGACCGAAGGCCTGAAGGACGTCGACGTGGTAATCATGCTGCGCCTGCAGCGTGAACGCATGACCGGCGGCCTGCTGCCGAGCGAGGGCGAGTTCTATCGCCTGTTCGGCCTGACCACTGCGCGCCTGGCCGGCGCCAAACCGGATGCCATCGTCATGCACCCGGGCCCGATCAACCGGGGCGTGGAGATCGAATCGGCGGTGGCCGACGGTCCGCACTCGGTGATTCTCAATCAGGTGACCTACGGGATCGCCATTCGTATGGCCGTGTTGTCCATGGCCATGAGCGGGCAGACTGCCCAGCGCCAATTCGAGCAGGAGAAGGCCCAGTGA
- a CDS encoding YqgE/AlgH family protein, with the protein MKNVSPSYLKHHFLIAMPHMADPNFAHTLTYIVEHTANGAMGLIINRPQDLSLADILEQLRPDIEPSPLCQHVPIFTGGPVQTDRGFVLHPIGSTYQATVELDGLALSTSQDVLFAIADGIGPSKSLIALGYAGWEPGQLETELADNAWLTCPFDADILFNTSSELRLEAAAKRLGINLSLLTSQAGHA; encoded by the coding sequence ATGAAGAACGTCAGCCCGAGCTACCTCAAGCATCACTTCCTGATCGCCATGCCTCACATGGCCGACCCGAACTTTGCGCACACCTTGACCTACATCGTCGAGCACACGGCCAATGGTGCCATGGGGTTGATCATCAACCGCCCACAAGACCTGAGCCTGGCGGACATTCTCGAGCAATTGCGCCCAGACATCGAACCCTCGCCACTGTGCCAGCACGTGCCGATTTTCACTGGCGGCCCGGTACAGACCGATCGCGGTTTTGTCCTGCACCCGATCGGCTCGACGTATCAGGCAACGGTCGAACTGGATGGCCTGGCGCTGTCCACCTCCCAGGACGTGCTGTTTGCCATCGCCGATGGCATTGGCCCGAGCAAAAGCCTGATCGCCCTCGGCTACGCCGGTTGGGAACCCGGACAACTGGAAACCGAGCTGGCCGACAATGCCTGGCTGACCTGCCCGTTCGATGCCGACATCCTGTTCAACACCAGCAGCGAATTGCGCCTGGAAGCAGCCGCCAAGCGCCTGGGCATCAACCTCAGCCTGCTGACCAGCCAGGCGGGACACGCCTGA